The DNA region TCGGCCATGAACTGCACCTGCCCGCCCATCAGGTCGGTGAAGGCCGGCGCACTGCCGCGGTAGGGGATGTGCACCATGAACAGCCCCGTGGCGGTCTTGAACATCTCCGGCACCAGGTGGCTGATGCCGCCATTGCCCGCCGAGCCGAAGTTGACCTGCCCCGGCCGCGCCTTGGCATAGGCGATGAACTCCTGCAGGTTCTGCGCCGGCAGCTTGGGGTTGACCAGCAGCGCCAGCGGCTGCATCGCCGTTCGCGCAATGGGCGTGAAGTCCTTGAGCGTGGCGTAGGGCAGCCGGCTGTACAGCGCCGGATTGATGACCATCACGCCCGTGTTGGCCAGCATCAGCGTGTGGCCGTCGGGCGGTGCCTTCATCACGTCCTGCGCGCCCACCGTGCCGCCCGCGCCGGCCTTGTAGTCCACCACCACCGGCTGGCCCAGCACCGCCTGGAGCTTGTCGGTCAGCAGCCGCGCATGCTGGTCCAGCGGCCCGCCGGCCGGAAAGCCGATGACCACGCGGATGGGTTTGGACGGAAAGCCCTGCTGGGCCAGAGCGGCCACGGAAGTCAGGGTCAAGGCGGCGGCGGCAAGCCAGGTGCGCAAGCGCATGGGAGGTCTCCGAATCGTTGTGATGGAGACGGCAGCTTAGGCGGGCGGAGCAGCGGATGCACGGGGCATTACCCGGGGCCCGGTGCGCTGAGCCAGGCAAGCGCCCCGCCGGGCGGCAGCCCGCGCGACGGCCGGGCTCCGCCGCGGAGCGGCGCCTTCGGCGGCCTCGGTCACCTGCCGTGCTCCGCCAGTTGCGTGATGGCCCGCTGGCTGCCGGCCTCCTGCCTCAGCAAGAACTTCTGGATCTTGCCGGTCGCCGTCTTCGGAAGCGCATGGAAGACCACGCGCTTCGGGCACTTGAAGTGCGCCAGCCGCTCGCGGCAGAACGCGATGAGCGCCTCCTGCGTCGGCGCGCTCACACCGGCCTTGAGTTCGACGTAGGCGCAGGGCACCTCCCCCCAGCGGGCGTCCGGCTGGGCGACCACGGCAGCATGCAGCACGGCGGGATGCGCATGCAGCACATCCTCGACCTCGACCGAGGAGATGTTCTCGCCGCCGGAAATGATGACGTCCTTGGACCGGTCCGTGATCTGGATGGCGCCGCCGTCATGGACCACCGCGACGTCGCCGGTCCGGAACCATCCGTCCGCCAGCGCCTTCCGTGTGGCCGCTTCGTTCTTGAAGTAGCCCATCATCACCGTGTTGCCCCGCAGCATCAGCTCGCCCGTGGTGCAACCGTCCTGCGGGACCGGGGCGAGCGTATCGGCATCGCCCACCATCAGGCCTTCGAACATGGCGGCACGCGCCCCCTGGCGGATGCGGCGCCTGCCCTGCTCGGCCGCGGGCAGATCGTCCCAGCCATCCTGCCAGACGCAGCTCACGGGCGTGCCCGAGACCTCGGTGATGCCAAACACATGCTCCACGTCGAATCCCATATCCAGCACCGACTGCAGGACGGCCAGGGGCGGGGGCGAGCCGGCCGTGAGCACCCGGACGGGGTGCGGCAGCTTCCGGTCCCTGGCAGCGTCGGCCAGCATGGCCATGACGATGGGCGCAGCGCACAGGTGGTCCACGCGCCGGTCCTCGATTTCCGTCCACACCGCGTCGGCGGACACGCGCCGCAGGCAGATGTGCGTGCCCGCGGCGGCGGTGATCGCCCAGGTGAAGCACCAGCCGTTGGCGTGGAACATGGGCAATGTCCACAGATAGCGCGGCGCCCTGGGCAGCGCCCAGTTGGTCACCTGCAGCTGGCTCATGAGGTAGGTGCCGCGGTGGCTGGCCACCACGCCTTTCGGGTCGCCCGTGGTCCCGGAGGTGTAGTTGAGGGCGATGGGCTGCCATTCATCCTGGGGCCAGAGGCCCGGGAACTGCGGGTCGCCGCCGGCAAGCAGGGCCTCGTAGTCGGTGTCGCCGAGGGCCGGCCCTTCGGGGGCCAGATGGTCGGCGATGTCGACCACGGCCGGCGGGTCCTCCAGCATCTTCAGGGCCTTCGTGGCCACGGGCACGAGTTCACGGTCGACCATGAGCAGCCGGCACTCCCCGTGGCGCAGGATGAATGCGATGCCTTCTGCATCAAGCCGGTGGTTGATCGCATTCAGCACCGCCCCCGCCAACGGCACGCCGTAGTGCGCCTCCAGCAGCGCAGGCGTATTCGGAGCGAGCACGGAAACGGTGTCGCCCGGCTGTACGCCCCGCGCCACCAGGGCAGAGGCAAGCCGGTAGCAGCGCTCGCGCATCTGTTGCCAAGTGCGCTGGAGATCGCCATGGACCACGGCGGCACGGTGCGGATGCACCAGTGCGGCGCGGTCCAGGAAACCCAGCGGTGTCAGAGGCACATGGTTGGCCGCGCACCGGTCGAGGCCTTGCGAATAAGAAGCTGCGCTCATCGTTTTGTCTCCTACCGGTCGTGGAAGCTGGTGAATGCGGACACGGGCTCCCGCTCCGTGACGAGGGTGTTCTCGATGCACGACGGATCGGCATACCCCAGGCTCATGCCGCACACGAGCATCCGCCCGTCCGGTATGCCGAGCAGGGCAGCGATCTGCCGGTGGAATTTCAGGAACGCGGCCTGGGGGCAGGTGTGCAGTTGAAGGCTGCGGGCAGCCACCATCACGCTCTGCAGAAACATGCCGTAGTCCAGCAGGCTGCCCTCTTGCAGTTGCCGGTCCACCGTGAAGAACAGCCCGACCGGCGCGTCGAAGAAGCGGTAATTGCGCCCGTGCTGCCGGTGCATGCGCTGCTTGTCGCCCTTGGCAATCCCGAGCAGCCCGTACAGGTCCCAGCCGACCTTGCGGCGCCGCTCCAGGTAGGGCGACACCCATTCGCGGGGGTAGTAGTCGTACGGCTCGTCCAGCGCACCAGCCGATGGATCGTCATCCAGCCGGGCCAGGGCAGCGGAGAGACGCTCCTTCATGGCCCCCGTCACCACATGCACGCGCCAGGGCTGCATGTTCATGCCCGAGGCGCTGTGGCTCGCGGTCTGCAGGATCGATTCGATGTCCTCGCGGGCCACGGGGGTCGGAAGAAACGCCCGGACGCTGCGCCGCGACTTGATCGCCCAAGCCACGGCCTCCTTCAAGGTGTCGGGGTCGAGCCTGCTCGGGGCACTGCGGTCCATCAGCCATTCCTCGTTGTGTACATCCAAAGCACTCATCTCCATTCCTCGAAAGCGCCGTTCTCCCGTGGCGTGCCAGGCCCCCACGGCACCGCCACGGAGAGCGGCGGTCACCTCATTCACCCGCCGGGGCGCGCAGCCTTCCCCCGGGGCCATCAGCCGGCGAGCGCGCGCTCGGCCTTCACCCGCGACGAGTCGGCGCGCGACTGGTTCACCAGCATCACGGCGCAGGCCCCGACCACACCGGCCAGTGCGATCGCCATGAAGTTCTGTTCCATGGGCAGGTTCAGGGACACCAGCCAGCCGATCAGGACGGGCGCGACGATCGCACCGATGCGCCCCACGCCCGACGCGAAGCCGACGCCCGTGGAGCGGGTGGCTGGTGCGTAGAAATCGCCGGCATAGGCGTAGGCCAACAGCTGGGTCCCCAGGGTCGACGCGCCGACGATGAAGACGACGAAGAACAGCAGCTCGGTGGACTTGGTGAACGCGAGCGCAGTGAGCGATAACGCACCGATGACATAGAAGGAAACCAACACGTGCTTGATATTCAGCTTGTCGCTCAGCAGGCCGCCGCCGATGGCACCGAAGATGGCGCCCACGTTGAACACGATGACGAAGTTGAGTGCCGAACCCAAGCTGTAGCCCGCCATCGCCATCAGCTTGGTGAGCCAGGAATTCAGCGCATAGACCATGAACAGGCCCGTCATGAAGGCCATCCAGATCATGACGGTGCTGAAGCCGCGGCCTTCCTCGAAGAGGCTGCGCACCGGCGCGGCCCGGGCCTTGTCCGTCGGCGAGCCGACGAACACGGCCTGGGCGGGCAGCGCGCGCTGCGGTGCCATCTTCTGGGCGATGCGGCGCAGCTCCGCCTGGTTGCCCTGCTTGACCAGGGTGGACAAGGACTCCGGCATCGTCTTGAGGATGAACGGGATCAACAGCACCGGCAGGCCGGCGACGTAGAAGACCCATTGCCAGCCGTGGCTCTCGATCAGCTGCTTGGCCGTCAAGGCGACCAGGATGCCGCCGACCGAGTAGCCGGCGAAGACCATGGTGACCAGCCGCGTGCGGAGTGGGGCCGGCGCGAACTCGCCCATCTGCGCCGTCATGATGGGCAGCACCCCGCCGATCCCCAGCCCGGCGATGAACCGCGTCACGCTGAAGCTGACGGGATCGTTCGTCAGCCCCGCGGCAGCCGTGAACAGGCTGAACAGGGCCACGCACACCGCGGTCATGCGGGGACGGCCGATCCGGTCCGCCAGGGTTCCGAGAAAGATCGCGCCCAGCATGGTGCCGAAGAGCGCCGAGCCGGCCATGATGCCGGCGCTCGTCGCGTCCACGCCCATGTCCTTCATGATCGACGGCAGGGCCGCCCCGACCACGGCCAGGTCATAGCCGTCGATGACCAGAATCAGCACGCACCAGAAAAGCACGAGGCCGTGGAAGCGGTTGAATCGGGATTGCCCAGCCAGGGCGTGTACATCCACCTGTTGCATCTTTGTCTCCTGTCGTTGTGATGTGCCGCTCTGTGTGCGGCTCAGGCGGAGAGTAGGTTCTGAAGGGCCTCATCACCATGCCCAGCCACCCCGGATGCGCTGGGGCGTTTGGACACTGGCCGCAGTAGCGGCCGCGGCGCTCGGGCTATGGCGCGGGACCGCGCGACCGGTAGGCCCCGGGACTGACGCCGGTCCACTTCTTGAACGCCCGGTGGAAGGCGCTGGTTTCCTGGAAGCCGGTTCGGGCGGCGACCTCCGCGACGGTGAGGGCATCCCCGGACAGCAGATCGATGGCGATGTCCCGGCGCAGGTCATCCCGCAGCTTCTGGTAGCTCATGCCCTCCTGCTGCAGGCGGCGCTGGAGCGTGGTGCCGGACACGCACATGTCCTGGGCCAGCGCGTCGAGGTCGGGCCACCCCTCGGGGAACTCGGCGCGGAGCCTCTTGCGGATCTGCGCGCTCACGCTCGCATCGTTGCGGTACTTGACCAGCAGGTTCGCCGGTGCGGCGCGCAGAAAGCCATCCACCGTGTCCTGCGTCTCCACGATCTTCAGCGCCAGAAGCTCTGCCGAGAACGACAGGTAGGTGGACTCGCCGTTGAACACCACGTTGTCGCAGAAGCGCGTCCGGTAATGGCTGTCATCGGCCGGCGCAGGGCAGCGGAACTGCAGGGTGGTGACCGCGATCCTGCGGTGCACCAGCCAACAGGCCAGGCCATGGACCAGGATGAACCAGGTGCCGTAGCCAAACAGCCGGCGCATCACCCCGCCGTCATGCAGGACGATGCGGGCCTCGTCGCCTGACAGGACCAACTCACCCCGGAAGTCATCGAGGGTGGCGTGCAGGAACCGCAGGATGCGGCGAAGGGCGTGCTCCAGGTTGTCGCAGCCCACGGCGGCCCGGGTCATCAGGGCATAGCTTCCGCGGCGCAGCCCGTGGCTGTCGAGTCCGAAGAACTCATCGTCCATCAGGTCTGCCAGGCTGACCCACATGCGGGAGTAGGCGTCCGCGGAAATCCGCGCACGCGGCGATCCGAGCAGGGCCTTGTCCAGATGGGCATGGTCGAGCACCCGGGTGATTTCCAGGTTCCTGTGGATGGCGGAGCCCAGGGCCTCATGAACCAGCTCCATGGACACCGTGCCTTTGATTCCGGCGGACTTCATCGCATCGCTCCAGCGAGTCGGGGTGCCCGGATTCTGGCCGACCGCACCCAACCAATGGCGGCACCACCGGCCGCTGCTCCGCTACACAGCCTCAGGCTGCTCAAGGTGCCCACCCACCGCCGCCGACAGGAACTCCACCGCCGCCCGCACCCGCGCCGTGCGCTGCAGGTCCGGGTGCAGCACCAGCCAGACGTCGTAGTCATGCGCCCGGCGGCGGTCGGGCCACAGGCGGGTGAGGCCTTCGCGTTCGCCCATCCACAGCGGCATCTCGCCGATACCGAGGCCGGCCGCCACCGCCTTGCGCACCAGCAGGCTGGAGGGCAGCGCAGCGGCGATGCGGCCCTGGCGCGCAGGCACCCCGGCCAAGGTGAGGTGCGGCGCGTTCTCCAAGTAGGGGGCATAGGCGACGAGGTGGTGGCCGCGCAGTTCGTCCTCGGGCTGGGGCATGCCGAAGCGCTCCAGGTAGACGGCGCTGGCGAACAGGCCCACGGGCCAGGAGGCCACGCGCCGCACCACCAGATCGGGCGTGTCGGGCCGCACGTTGCGGAAGGCGATATCGGCCTGCCGGCGCGTGAGGCTGAGCAACTGCGTGGACACCTGCAGGTCCACGCGGATCTGCGGCCAGCGCTGCTGTAGCCGTCCGATGGCCGGCAGGAGCAGGTCCACGGCGATCGAGTCGGTGCTGGTCACGCGCACCAGGCCGCCGGGCTCCTCGTCCTGGCCCTCGACCTTGGTGCGCAGGTCCAGCGCCGCGCTCTCCATGCGGCGCGCGGCGGCCAGCGCGGCCTCGCCGGCGGCGGTGAGCAGGTAGCCGTCCCGCGCCCGCAGGAACAGGCGGGCACCCAGCTCGGCCTCCAGCGCGTTCAGCCGCCGCCCGGCAGTGGCCTGGTCGATGCCCAGGCTGCGTGCCGCAGCCCGCAATGAGGGGGCACGGGTGAGGGCGAGAAAGATGCGGGTGTCGTCCCAGTTCATGGCGGTGGCGCGGCGGGAGGCCGGTGGTCAGGGCAGCACGGCAGTGATGCATATTTGCATCACTGTAGAGCGAAATCGCTGCACCATGCATGCATCCGGCGCGCATAAGCTCCTGCCATGCGGCACGCCAAGCCTCCATGAAGGCAGGCGAGTTCCCTCCCACATCACCCTTCACGCTTCACCTTTCATGACCTCCACCCCCATGCAAGCCATCGCCTTCGACGACTTCGGCGGCCCCGACGTACTGCAGCTGCGCGACACCGCCATCCCCGAACTCCGCCCCCACGACCTGCTCGTGCGCAACGCCGCCATCGGCGTGAACCGTGCCGATCTGCTGCACCGCCAGGGCGCCTACGGCCGGGCATCGTTCGGCGATGCGGACACCATGGGCCTGGAGGTCGCCGGCACGGTGGAGGCCGTGGGCGCGCAGGTGCAGGGCTTCGCCGTGGGCGACCGGGTGATGGGCATCGTGGGCGGTGGCGCCTATGCCGAGCTGTCGCGCATCGACTACCGCATGGCCATGCCGGTGCCGGACGGCCTGGGCTTGGTGGAGGCCGGCGCCATCCCCGAAGTGTTCGTGACCGCGCACGAGGCGCTGTTCCACCTGGCGCGCCTGCAGGCCGGCGAATCGGTGCTGGTGCATGCCGCCGGTGGCGGCGTGGGCTCTGCGGCGGTGCAGCTGGCGCGCGCCGCGGGCGCACGGGTGTTCGCCACGGCCAGCGGTTCCAAACACGATGCGGTGAGGGATCTGGGCGCCGACGTGGTGGTGGACCACCGCAGCGAGGACTTCCAGGCCGTGGTGCACGAGGCCACAGGCGGCCGCGGCGTGGACGTGGTCATCGACTTCATCGGCGCGCCCTACCTGGAGCGCAACGTGCGCTCCCTGGCCGAGGGCGGGCGCATGGTCTGCGTGGGACTGCTCGGCGGCAAGCAGGGCACGCTGCCCATGGACGCGGTGCTGTACCGGCACCTGCAGATCTTCGGCACGGTGATGAAGTCGCGCCCGCCCGAGGTCAAGCAGGGCATGGTGCAGCGCTTTGCCGCGCGTTGGCTGCCGGCCCTGGCGGCGGGCTCGCTGCGCCCGGTGATCGACCGGACTTACCCGCTGGCCGATGCGGCCGAGGCGCACCGGCGCATGGAATCGGGCGCCAACGTGGGCAAGATCCTGCTGCTGCCGGCCGCGCGGGAATGACGGGTTGAGAACGGACCGGTCAGCGCCAGCCGCGCAAAAGCACCCACTGCGTAGTGGCGCAGCCCAGCACCAGGGCGGCGTAGGTGAGCATCTTGCCGTCGCGTCCCAGCCACACCAGGCCGGCAGCGATGATGGCGCCGCCTACTACGAAGTTGATAGCTATCTGCGCAAGCGTGCCGCGCGCTGCAGCCCTTTTTCGCATGAAGACCTTGCAGCCCAGCACGAGCAGCACCGCCACCGCCAGGGCGGGCAGAACCAGGTTGAACAGATGGATGGCGGCGGACAAAGGGCCCATGGACATGACGCAGATCAAGGCTTACGCGGGTTGCCCGGCCTTGGAATGCAACAAATTTTATAATGCGTGCCTATGGCAGTCTGGGCCCTCGGCATCAACCACACGACCGCGCCGCTCGATCTGCGCGGTCGTTTTGCGTTCGCGCTCGACCAGATCGCGCCCACGCTGCAGGGCCTGCGCCAGTCGCTGGGCGGCGCCATCCGCCATCCCAGCGTCGAGACGGCCATCATCTCCACCTGCAACCGCACCGAGATCTACTGTGCTGGCCATGAGACGGCGCTGGACCACACGCTGGACTGGCTGGCCCACAGCGGCGGGGTGAGCCCCTCCATGCTGCGCTCGCACTCCTACGCGCTCGAAGACGGCATGGCCGCGCGCCACGCCTTCCGCGTGGCCAGTGGGCTCGATTCCATGGTGCTGGGCGAGGCGCAGATCCTCGGGCAGATGAAGGACGCGGTGCGCGCCGCCGAATCCGCCGGCGCCCTGGGCACCACGCTCAACCAGCTGTTCCAGCGCAGCTTCGCCGTCGCCAAGGAGGTGCGCAGCAGCACCGAGATCGGCGCACACAGCATCAGCATGGCGGCCGCCGGCGTGCGACTGGCCGGCCAGCTCTTTGAAGACCTCTCCGACATCAAGGTGCTGTTCGTCGGCGCGGGCGAGATGATCGAGCTGTGCGCCACGCACTTCGCCGCCAAGAACCCGAAGGCCATCGCCATCGCCAACCGCACGCTGGAGCGCGGCGAGAAGCTGGCCACGCGCTTCGGCGGCGAGGTGATGCGCCTGTCCGACCTGCCCGACCGCCTGCACGAATTCGACGCCGTGGTGAGCTGCACCGCCAGCAGCCTGCCCATCATCGGCCTGGGCGCCGTGGAGCGCGCGCTGAAAAAACGCCGCCACCGCCCCATCTTCATGGTCGACCTGGCCGTGCCGCGCGACATCGAGCCCGAGGTCAAGGACCTGGGCGACGTGTACCTGTACACCGTGGACGACCTGGCCGGCGTGGTGCAGACCGCCCAGGCCAACCGCCAGGCCGCCGTGGCCCAGGCCGAGGCCATCATCGACGCCGGGGTGCAGAGCTTCATGCACTGGATGGACCTGCGCAGCCCGGTGGGCAGCAGCGTGGGCGGCGTCGTGCCGCTGATCCAGCAGCTCAACGCCCAGACCGACGAGTGGCGCGCGCTGGAGATCGCCCGCGCCAAGAAGCTGCTGGCCAAAGGCGAGGACGTGGACGCCGTGCTGGAAGCCCTCTCGCGCGGCTTGGCGCAGAAGATGCTGCACGGCACCCTGGCCGAGCTGCGCGCCGGCGACGCCGAGGCGCGCGCCCAGACGGCGCAGACCGTCTCGCGCCTGTTCCTGCGCTCGCAGGCCAAGAACGGCCTGTAGCGGCGCTCGCCGCCGCCCGCCTGCGCTGCGCGCGGGCCCTCCTCCGAGTTCGAGTCCTTTAGGCCTGTGGCGCTTATCCTTCAAGCGCCATCAGCTACCAAAACGGTAGCAAAACCTTTCACTGCCCCGATGAAACCCTTTCTGAGAAACCAGCTGGAACGCTACGCCCAGCGCCTCGAAGAGCTGGACTTCCTGCTCTCGCGCGAGGACATCATGTCCGACATGGCGCAGTACCGCACCATCTCCAAGGAGCACGCCGAGGTCACGCAGATCGCCGGCCGCTACGCCCGCTACCGCCAGCGTGAGGACGATCTGGCCGGTGCCCGCGAGATGCTGGCCGACCCGGACATGGCCGAGATGGCGCAGGAAGAAATCGCCGCTGCCGAGGCCGAGCTGCCCCGGCTCGAAGACGAGCTGCAGCGCCTGCTTTTACCGAAGGACCCGGACGACGCGCGCAACGCCTTCCTGGAAATCCGCGCCGGCGCGGGCGGCGACGAGTCCGCCCTGTTCGCCGCCGACCTGGCCCGCATGTACACGCGCTACGCTGCCAGCGTGGGCTGGAAGGTCGAGATCCTGAGCGCCAACGAGAACGAGATCGGCGGCTACAAGGAAGTGGTGCTGCGCGTGGAGGCCGACGGTGCCTACGGCGCGCTGCGCTTCGAATCGGGCGGCCACCGCGTGCAGCGCGTGCCCGCCACCGAGACGCAGGGCCGCATCCACACCAGCGCCTGCACCGTGGCCGTGATGCCCGAGCCCGACGAACACCAGGCCATCACGCTGAACCCGGCGGACCTGCGCATCGACACCTTCCGCGCCAGCGGCGCCGGCGGCCAGCACATCAACAAGACCGACTCGGCTGTGCGCGTGGTCCATTTGCCCACGGGCATCGTGGCCGAGTGCCAGGACGGCCGCAGCCAGCACAGCAACAAGGCCAAGGCGCTGCAAGTGCTGCAGGCGCGCATCCAGGAGAAGGAGCGCAGCGAGCGCGCCGCCAAGGAGGCCGCGCTGCGCAAGGGCCTGATCGGCAGCGGCGACCGAAGCGACCGCATCCGCACCTACAACTTCCCGCAGGGGCGGCTCACCGACCACCGCATCAACCTCACGCTGTACAAGCTGCTGGCCGTGATGGAAGGCGACCTGGGCGAGGTGCTGCAGGCCCTGGCCCACGCGCGCGAGGCCGAACTGCTGGAGGAGCTGGAGCAGGTTTGACGTGGCCGCCTCGGCACTCTCAGAGCCCAATCGGCCTTCAGCCCTCACCCGATGAGCGCAAGCAGCAATTTATTTCATAGCATGCCCGTGACCACGCCCTCGCCCGCCTACACCCTCGCCCAGGCGCTCGCCGGCGCCATCGGCCAGGGCCTGCCCCGTATCGATGCGCAGATGCTGCTGCTGCACGTGCTGGGCCGGCCCGGTGGCGACCGGGCCTGGCTGCTCACGCACGACACCGATGCCCTGGCCCCCGAGGCACACGCCCGCTTTACCGCCCTGTGCCAGCGCCGCGCGGCCGGCGAGCCCGTGGCCTACCTCACCGGCACCAAGGAGTTCTACGGCCTGCCCCTGGCCGTGGACGCCCGCGTGCTGGACCCGCGCCCCGACACCGAAACCCTGGTGGACTGGGCGCTTGAAGCCATCGCCCCCCTGCCCACGCCGCGTGTGCTGGACCTGGGCACCGGCAGCGGCGCCATCGCCCTGGCCGTGCAGCACCAGCGGCCCACGGCGCAGGTGACGGCCGTGGATGCCAGCGCCGACGCGCTGCAGGTGGCCCGGGCCAACGGCACGCGGCTGGGTCTGCCGGTGCGCTGGCGCCACGGCCACTGGCTGCAGGGCCTGGAGGACGGCCAAGTGTTCGACGCCATCGTCAGCAACCCGCCCTACATCGCCAGCGGCGACGCCCACCTGGCCGACCTCACCCACGAACCCCTGCAGGCCCTGGCCAGCGGGCCCGACGGGCTGGACGACCTGCGCACCATCGTGGCGCAGGCCCCTGCCCATCTGGCGCCCGGCGGCTGGCTGCTGCTGGAGCACGGCTGGGACCAGGCCGAAGCCGTGCAGGCCCTGCTGCAGGCGGCCGGCTTCACGCAGGTGCACAGCCGCGCCGATCTGGCGGGGCACGCCCGCTGCACCGGCGCGCGCTGGACCGTCCACGCCCCGGGCAACGGCCTTGCCGCTGCCCGGGACACCCCCACGGTGGAATAATCCCGTTCCATCCCCATTTGCCTTCTTGCCGCCCGCTGCGGGTGGACCCACCAGGAGAAAACCCATGAGCGACGTACAGCAACGCATCGACCAGCTGGTCAAGACCAACGACATCCTGCTGTTCATGAAGGGCAGCGCCAGCTTCCCCATGTGCGGCTTTTCCGGCCGTGCCATCCAAATCCTGAAGGCCTGCGGCGTGGACCCCAAGTCCGTCGCCACGGTGAACGTGCTGGACGACGCCGAGATCCGCCAGGGCATCAAGGAATACAGCAACTGGCCCACCATCCCGCAGCTGTACGTGAAGGGCGAGTTCATCGGCGGCTCGGACATCATGATGGAGATGTACGAATCGGGCGAACTCAAGCAGGTGCTGGGCACGCCCCAGTAAACCGGCGCCTGAACGCCGCATTGACGAGGCCGCCGCGAGGCGGCCTTTTCTTTTGCGCGCGCCACACCCGCTGCCCGGGGCGTCCAACGCGCATCCGCCGGAAGCCCTGCGAACGCGGCCTGCGCCGACCGGTTGACCGGGTTTTTTCGCCATTGAGGGCCGGCATGTTGTGTGCTTGAATGAATCCGTGTCTTCTTAACTGAGGGAGCGCGCATGACGACCACGCACAGCCTTGTTCCACAGACGCCGGCCCTGCGCCTGCCTGTGGCCCAGATCCGCAACGTGTTCCATCCCGCCGATGTGGAGCGCAAGCTCTCGCGCCTGCAGGACACGGGCAGCCAGCGCGAACACGAGGGCCTGCGCACCGTGTACGAACGCATGCTGGAGCGCGGCCCCGAGCGCTTCCAGGTCAAGCCCTCCGGCGTGCCCGACATGGCCGGCCTGTACGAGCAGCTGCCCAACTTCACCGAGGTGCTGGACGACGTGCGCCGCCACGTCGCGCTGGCCCAGGACAGCCGCGACGGCCTGGAGGTCACGCCCATGCTGCTGCTGGGCGCGCCGGGCATCGGCAAGACCCATTTCGCCCGCCACCTGGCCGAGCTGCTGGGCACCGGCATGAACCTGGTGCCCATGAGTTCCATGACGGCCGGCTGGCTGCTGTCGGGCTCGTCCTCGCAATGGAAGGGCGCGCGGCCGGGCAAGGTGTTCGAGGCGCTGGTCGAAGGCGAGTACGCCAACCCGGTCATCGTGGTGGACGAGATCGACAAGGCCGCCGGCGACGCGCAGTACGACCCGCTGGGCGCGCTCTACAGCCTGCTGGAGCACGACACGGCGCAGGCCTTCACCGACGAGTTCGCCGAGGTCGCCATCGACGCCAGCCAGGTGATCTGGATCACCACCGCCAACGACGAGCGCGGCATTCCGGCGCCCATCATGAACCGCATGAACGTGTTCCAGGTGCCCTCGCCCACGCCCGAGCAGGCGCGCGCCATCGCACGCAACCTGTACCGCGGCATCCGCGCCGACCACGACTGGGGCCGCCTGCTGGAGCCCGAGCCCGAGCCGGACGTG from Paracidovorax wautersii includes:
- a CDS encoding tripartite tricarboxylate transporter substrate binding protein, translated to MRLRTWLAAAALTLTSVAALAQQGFPSKPIRVVIGFPAGGPLDQHARLLTDKLQAVLGQPVVVDYKAGAGGTVGAQDVMKAPPDGHTLMLANTGVMVINPALYSRLPYATLKDFTPIARTAMQPLALLVNPKLPAQNLQEFIAYAKARPGQVNFGSAGNGGISHLVPEMFKTATGLFMVHIPYRGSAPAFTDLMGGQVQFMAESIPQAAAYHKQGKVRALAVTSRERNPALPEVPTVIESGIKNFEVVGFYGFLAPAGTPKEVVAKLSDAFGQVMQSAEVKNRMVSQGADPAYLGAEDFAKFLASEMPRWATAVKQSGAKLD
- a CDS encoding AMP-binding protein; protein product: MSAASYSQGLDRCAANHVPLTPLGFLDRAALVHPHRAAVVHGDLQRTWQQMRERCYRLASALVARGVQPGDTVSVLAPNTPALLEAHYGVPLAGAVLNAINHRLDAEGIAFILRHGECRLLMVDRELVPVATKALKMLEDPPAVVDIADHLAPEGPALGDTDYEALLAGGDPQFPGLWPQDEWQPIALNYTSGTTGDPKGVVASHRGTYLMSQLQVTNWALPRAPRYLWTLPMFHANGWCFTWAITAAAGTHICLRRVSADAVWTEIEDRRVDHLCAAPIVMAMLADAARDRKLPHPVRVLTAGSPPPLAVLQSVLDMGFDVEHVFGITEVSGTPVSCVWQDGWDDLPAAEQGRRRIRQGARAAMFEGLMVGDADTLAPVPQDGCTTGELMLRGNTVMMGYFKNEAATRKALADGWFRTGDVAVVHDGGAIQITDRSKDVIISGGENISSVEVEDVLHAHPAVLHAAVVAQPDARWGEVPCAYVELKAGVSAPTQEALIAFCRERLAHFKCPKRVVFHALPKTATGKIQKFLLRQEAGSQRAITQLAEHGR
- a CDS encoding nitroreductase; this encodes MDRSAPSRLDPDTLKEAVAWAIKSRRSVRAFLPTPVAREDIESILQTASHSASGMNMQPWRVHVVTGAMKERLSAALARLDDDPSAGALDEPYDYYPREWVSPYLERRRKVGWDLYGLLGIAKGDKQRMHRQHGRNYRFFDAPVGLFFTVDRQLQEGSLLDYGMFLQSVMVAARSLQLHTCPQAAFLKFHRQIAALLGIPDGRMLVCGMSLGYADPSCIENTLVTEREPVSAFTSFHDR
- a CDS encoding MFS transporter, giving the protein MQQVDVHALAGQSRFNRFHGLVLFWCVLILVIDGYDLAVVGAALPSIMKDMGVDATSAGIMAGSALFGTMLGAIFLGTLADRIGRPRMTAVCVALFSLFTAAAGLTNDPVSFSVTRFIAGLGIGGVLPIMTAQMGEFAPAPLRTRLVTMVFAGYSVGGILVALTAKQLIESHGWQWVFYVAGLPVLLIPFILKTMPESLSTLVKQGNQAELRRIAQKMAPQRALPAQAVFVGSPTDKARAAPVRSLFEEGRGFSTVMIWMAFMTGLFMVYALNSWLTKLMAMAGYSLGSALNFVIVFNVGAIFGAIGGGLLSDKLNIKHVLVSFYVIGALSLTALAFTKSTELLFFVVFIVGASTLGTQLLAYAYAGDFYAPATRSTGVGFASGVGRIGAIVAPVLIGWLVSLNLPMEQNFMAIALAGVVGACAVMLVNQSRADSSRVKAERALAG
- a CDS encoding AraC family transcriptional regulator, which produces MKSAGIKGTVSMELVHEALGSAIHRNLEITRVLDHAHLDKALLGSPRARISADAYSRMWVSLADLMDDEFFGLDSHGLRRGSYALMTRAAVGCDNLEHALRRILRFLHATLDDFRGELVLSGDEARIVLHDGGVMRRLFGYGTWFILVHGLACWLVHRRIAVTTLQFRCPAPADDSHYRTRFCDNVVFNGESTYLSFSAELLALKIVETQDTVDGFLRAAPANLLVKYRNDASVSAQIRKRLRAEFPEGWPDLDALAQDMCVSGTTLQRRLQQEGMSYQKLRDDLRRDIAIDLLSGDALTVAEVAARTGFQETSAFHRAFKKWTGVSPGAYRSRGPAP
- a CDS encoding LysR family transcriptional regulator, which gives rise to MNWDDTRIFLALTRAPSLRAAARSLGIDQATAGRRLNALEAELGARLFLRARDGYLLTAAGEAALAAARRMESAALDLRTKVEGQDEEPGGLVRVTSTDSIAVDLLLPAIGRLQQRWPQIRVDLQVSTQLLSLTRRQADIAFRNVRPDTPDLVVRRVASWPVGLFASAVYLERFGMPQPEDELRGHHLVAYAPYLENAPHLTLAGVPARQGRIAAALPSSLLVRKAVAAGLGIGEMPLWMGEREGLTRLWPDRRRAHDYDVWLVLHPDLQRTARVRAAVEFLSAAVGGHLEQPEAV